The Acidobacteriota bacterium genome includes a window with the following:
- a CDS encoding sulfotransferase domain-containing protein, whose product MPSVLQDFVRRLRYGCPVVVVSGLPRSGTSMAMKMLEAGGLDLVVDNIRTADEDNPKGYFEDERVKDLAEMNDKTWLSNARGKVIKVVSPLLTHLPADNTYKVVFMRRNLHEVLASQSKMLERRDEESHTEDEDLMAMYESHLEKIEFQLRFRPQFDVLYVNYADVVAEPVREARRMADFLGGGVDADRMAGAVDGTLYRNRRTQDGAVADRAG is encoded by the coding sequence ATGCCATCGGTGCTGCAGGATTTTGTTCGACGATTGAGGTATGGGTGCCCGGTGGTCGTGGTTTCCGGCTTGCCCCGGTCAGGTACATCCATGGCCATGAAAATGCTCGAGGCGGGGGGCCTCGATCTGGTTGTCGACAATATACGCACCGCAGACGAAGATAATCCCAAGGGCTACTTCGAGGACGAGCGGGTCAAGGATCTGGCGGAAATGAATGACAAGACCTGGTTGTCGAATGCGCGTGGCAAGGTCATCAAGGTCGTGTCGCCGTTGCTCACGCACCTGCCCGCTGACAACACCTACAAGGTGGTGTTCATGCGCCGCAACCTGCACGAAGTGCTGGCGTCGCAGTCCAAGATGCTCGAACGAAGAGATGAGGAATCCCATACCGAAGACGAGGACCTGATGGCCATGTATGAATCGCACCTCGAGAAGATCGAGTTCCAGCTCCGGTTCAGACCCCAATTCGATGTTCTGTACGTCAACTATGCCGACGTTGTCGCCGAACCCGTGCGGGAGGCGCGGCGGATGGCCGACTTCCTCGGGGGGGGTGTCGATGCCGACCGCATGGCGGGGGCCGTGGATGGAACCCTGTACCGGAATCGCAGAACGCAGGACGGCGCGGTGGCCGACCGAGCAGGCTGA
- a CDS encoding PLP-dependent aminotransferase family protein, translated as MKTPWVDRFAENVRDYEGYPIGKTLQYLNDPEIISLAGGLPSPDVFLRSGLRTAAEDACDRDIDRIMQYSPIPGEANLIDATLRFLERDDIHIGRDEILITTSGQHGLDLTGRLFLEPGDPVLVDRPTFAGAIVAFEMQRPIFVGVNIEENGSDIAGMRLELERSASQGTPPKFIYVVPDFQNPSGITMSLAKRSALLDLSYEFDIPIIEDSPYRDLRYSGESIPAIFTLDQQRNGGHVIGLYTFSKLFCPGMRVGFNIGPPEVVKQMTHIKEGNILNTPKWNQDMCLAFLEDMGLEQHLEKCRDYYREKLDVFLDTMAEHFPSETGVSWTKPEGGLFLWVTVPDHIDTQDLFFEAIEHKVAFVPGEQFYGRNPEHNHMRINFSFVSKEQLAIAVERLAACIKKKL; from the coding sequence GTGAAGACCCCCTGGGTGGATCGCTTCGCAGAGAATGTCCGCGATTACGAAGGCTATCCGATCGGCAAGACCCTCCAGTACCTGAACGATCCCGAGATCATCTCTCTCGCTGGGGGTCTTCCCTCCCCCGATGTCTTCCTGCGATCGGGGCTGCGGACGGCTGCCGAGGACGCCTGCGACCGCGATATCGATCGGATCATGCAGTACTCGCCGATTCCCGGTGAAGCGAATCTGATCGACGCGACCCTGCGTTTCCTCGAGCGTGACGACATCCACATCGGCCGCGACGAAATTCTCATCACCACCTCGGGACAGCACGGCCTCGATCTCACCGGTCGGCTTTTCCTCGAGCCGGGCGACCCGGTTCTGGTCGACCGGCCAACCTTCGCCGGGGCGATCGTCGCGTTCGAGATGCAACGCCCGATTTTCGTAGGCGTCAATATCGAAGAGAATGGTTCCGATATCGCCGGCATGCGGCTGGAGCTGGAGCGGTCGGCCTCCCAAGGAACGCCGCCGAAGTTCATTTACGTGGTGCCGGATTTTCAGAACCCGTCCGGAATCACGATGAGTCTGGCCAAGAGGAGTGCGCTCCTGGATCTCAGCTACGAGTTCGATATACCTATCATCGAGGACAGCCCGTACCGTGATCTGAGGTACTCGGGCGAGAGCATCCCCGCGATCTTTACTCTCGACCAACAGCGGAACGGCGGCCACGTCATCGGTCTTTACACCTTCTCGAAGCTCTTCTGCCCCGGCATGCGCGTCGGCTTCAATATCGGCCCGCCGGAGGTCGTCAAGCAGATGACCCACATCAAAGAGGGCAACATCCTCAACACCCCGAAGTGGAACCAGGACATGTGCCTGGCGTTCCTCGAGGACATGGGTCTCGAGCAACACCTGGAGAAATGTCGCGACTATTACAGAGAGAAGCTCGACGTCTTTCTCGACACGATGGCCGAGCACTTTCCGTCGGAAACCGGAGTCAGCTGGACCAAGCCGGAAGGCGGCCTCTTCCTGTGGGTCACGGTTCCCGACCACATTGACACCCAGGACCTCTTTTTCGAAGCTATCGAGCACAAGGTCGCCTTCGTGCCCGGGGAGCAGTTCTACGGCAGAAACCCGGAGCACAACCACATGCGGATCAACTTTTCCTTCGTTTCGAAGGAACAGCTCGCCATCGCCGTGGAGCGGTTAGCCGCATGCATCAAGAAAAAGCTCTGA
- a CDS encoding sulfatase-like hydrolase/transferase, whose amino-acid sequence MGNSIRRFLRRISYLRIVLWLTVFAAVTGGCGGGQPPENVVLIVVDTLRADHVGVYGASIATPNIDDLAARGVTFRQAYAQIPITGPSHSSLFTSLLPFEHSVHNNGQILDPKFRTLAEILRDNARNTAAVISLGVLKRKFEIGRGFEVYRDEFGSDWMKDAGQVNQEVFEILEGGFMQPFFLWVHYSDPHEPYAPPTLEYPKIPLALNGVPIGELTAGGRGQSFEIELQPGVNHLRFRDAGTKRSDLYRLTNIRLDDRSFEVRPPAKWKTREKRVGQPAYQGTFPATVELVNPGSDPRPAVLETACKRVLKRAEIAERYALEVEYVDRQIGLLLSRLRELELLENTLVVFASDHGEGLGEHNHVGHISQLYDSLLRVPLIMSFPGRLPEGVVIQEPVSLIDVLPTISELLVLPKPESASGVSLLPLIHGAKVESRPIYGVTYRPEAYADKQAVVARGYKYIHSRTDDREWEELYDLHNDPGEIQNLAPSASEILDELRSKLRERVEGAAMAEVNEAELSEEEIKRLRELGYIH is encoded by the coding sequence ATGGGTAATTCAATACGCCGCTTCCTCCGCCGCATTTCATATCTGCGGATCGTGCTTTGGCTGACGGTTTTTGCCGCGGTGACGGGTGGTTGTGGTGGTGGACAGCCGCCCGAAAACGTCGTGTTGATCGTGGTTGACACCCTGCGGGCGGATCATGTCGGCGTGTACGGCGCCAGTATCGCGACCCCGAACATTGATGATCTGGCAGCCCGGGGAGTGACTTTCAGACAGGCGTACGCACAGATTCCGATCACCGGCCCAAGCCATTCATCACTCTTCACCTCCCTGCTTCCTTTCGAACACAGCGTGCACAACAATGGGCAAATCCTCGATCCGAAATTCCGCACCCTGGCCGAGATTCTCCGAGACAACGCGCGCAACACGGCCGCGGTCATCAGTCTTGGAGTGCTCAAACGAAAGTTCGAGATCGGTCGAGGTTTCGAAGTGTACCGGGATGAATTCGGCAGCGATTGGATGAAAGATGCCGGGCAGGTGAACCAGGAGGTCTTCGAGATCCTCGAGGGAGGGTTCATGCAACCCTTTTTTCTGTGGGTTCACTACTCGGATCCCCACGAACCCTACGCCCCGCCGACCCTCGAATACCCGAAAATTCCGCTCGCACTGAACGGAGTCCCGATTGGCGAACTGACGGCCGGTGGGAGGGGGCAGTCGTTCGAAATCGAGCTCCAGCCAGGGGTCAACCACCTTCGGTTTCGTGACGCTGGTACAAAGCGGTCCGACCTCTATCGTCTTACGAATATCCGGTTGGACGATCGGTCATTCGAGGTGCGACCGCCCGCGAAGTGGAAGACGAGAGAGAAACGGGTTGGGCAACCTGCGTATCAGGGGACTTTCCCGGCCACGGTCGAGTTGGTGAATCCAGGTTCCGATCCACGTCCCGCTGTCCTGGAGACCGCCTGCAAACGGGTTCTCAAGCGAGCGGAGATCGCTGAACGGTATGCTCTGGAGGTCGAGTATGTGGACCGGCAAATCGGCCTTCTCCTGAGCCGTCTGCGAGAGCTCGAGCTGCTCGAGAATACTCTGGTCGTTTTCGCTTCGGATCACGGCGAAGGACTCGGTGAGCACAACCATGTCGGCCATATCAGCCAGCTCTATGATTCGCTTCTGAGGGTGCCACTCATCATGTCTTTTCCGGGCCGGCTGCCGGAAGGCGTGGTGATTCAAGAACCGGTTTCACTGATTGATGTCCTGCCGACCATCTCCGAGCTTCTCGTTCTACCGAAACCCGAATCCGCGAGCGGTGTCAGCCTGCTCCCCCTGATTCACGGAGCGAAGGTCGAAAGCCGGCCGATCTACGGTGTGACCTACCGCCCGGAGGCCTATGCGGACAAGCAAGCGGTGGTCGCGCGGGGCTACAAGTACATCCACTCGCGTACCGATGATCGCGAGTGGGAGGAGCTCTATGACTTGCACAACGATCCAGGTGAGATCCAAAACCTTGCCCCATCGGCGTCAGAGATCCTCGATGAACTGCGTTCGAAATTGAGGGAACGTGTTGAAGGGGCGGCGATGGCTGAGGTCAACGAGGCGGAGCTGAGCGAGGAGGAGATCAAGCGGCTTCGCGAGCTCGGCTACATTCACTGA
- a CDS encoding aryl-sulfate sulfotransferase codes for MLRRVILVAIGAALVTTGALYFKERFEQRRFLARVAADDAEALDDWHLGLEDLDATGWVRRYKPESSDGGYTLILYRRRIPMILDMNGRIVHTWPKVRAVSRARLNADGSLLVIGTDNIVKEYDWEGDLQWAFQLEAEIDFPHHDIIRLENGNNLVLARDRTNFTGYLQEVDRRGRVVWEWRSIDFIDSFPTWDHERKDPTHFNSIHELPPNRHFDAGDERFRPGNILVSARHLDAIFIVDKRSGGVVWQYTGKLDRQHEASMIPKGRSGDGQILLFNNGRQGRNGYRRSLIQIIEPTTGEIVWEYGSKYFFSSVAGTVQMTDGPNFVIASSHGGRIFEVNPNREIVWELVPPYKPMRPERLSYDHCPQLAELPRPEEIAVFLSGDRRPYVDTDLYRFALDEEFITRDVAGISRRLVRDINGCRELLIPPGATMWVEFGIDEERLRGRWLEVQFRLTVQREGHPPETLLDRALNTESESPWRGRWVPLARFTYQNIELCLSTEVTGDMEEPERMVAWANPLIESPIQHPLELTEVGQISERERRLREQQLKTLGYIN; via the coding sequence ATGCTCAGGCGGGTGATCTTGGTCGCGATCGGCGCTGCACTCGTGACTACAGGGGCGCTGTATTTCAAGGAGCGTTTCGAGCAGAGACGATTTCTGGCCCGGGTAGCTGCAGACGACGCCGAGGCTCTCGACGATTGGCACCTGGGCCTCGAGGATCTCGATGCCACCGGCTGGGTTCGCCGGTACAAGCCCGAGTCTTCTGATGGAGGTTACACGCTCATCCTCTATCGCAGGCGCATACCGATGATCCTCGACATGAACGGCCGCATCGTCCATACCTGGCCAAAGGTCCGCGCGGTCTCACGCGCACGTTTGAACGCCGATGGAAGCCTCCTGGTCATCGGCACCGACAACATCGTCAAAGAGTACGACTGGGAAGGGGATTTGCAGTGGGCCTTCCAGCTCGAAGCGGAGATCGATTTTCCCCACCACGACATCATCCGACTCGAGAACGGGAACAACCTGGTCCTCGCGCGCGATAGGACGAACTTCACCGGGTATCTCCAGGAGGTCGACCGGCGTGGGCGGGTGGTGTGGGAGTGGCGCTCGATAGACTTCATCGACTCATTTCCGACATGGGATCACGAACGCAAGGATCCTACCCACTTCAACTCGATCCACGAGTTGCCGCCAAATCGACACTTCGACGCTGGCGATGAGCGCTTCCGTCCCGGAAACATCCTCGTGAGCGCACGCCATCTGGATGCGATCTTCATCGTCGACAAACGCTCCGGTGGCGTCGTCTGGCAGTATACCGGCAAGCTCGACCGCCAGCACGAGGCATCGATGATTCCCAAGGGGAGGTCCGGCGATGGGCAGATCCTCCTTTTCAACAACGGCCGCCAGGGCCGAAACGGCTACCGGCGCAGCTTGATTCAGATCATCGAGCCGACAACCGGCGAAATCGTATGGGAGTACGGCTCGAAATACTTTTTCTCTTCGGTAGCGGGCACCGTCCAGATGACGGATGGCCCGAACTTCGTGATCGCCTCGAGTCACGGTGGCCGAATCTTCGAGGTCAATCCCAACCGTGAGATCGTGTGGGAGTTGGTGCCCCCATACAAGCCGATGCGTCCCGAGCGGCTGTCCTACGATCACTGTCCGCAACTCGCCGAGCTTCCTCGCCCCGAGGAGATCGCGGTATTCCTGTCAGGAGATCGGCGCCCCTATGTAGATACCGACCTCTACCGTTTCGCTTTGGACGAGGAGTTCATCACCCGCGATGTGGCCGGCATCTCCCGTCGTCTGGTGCGCGATATCAATGGATGCCGGGAGCTCTTGATACCACCGGGAGCGACGATGTGGGTTGAGTTTGGGATTGACGAGGAGCGACTCAGAGGTCGGTGGCTCGAGGTGCAATTCCGGCTCACAGTCCAGCGTGAGGGGCACCCTCCCGAAACGCTGCTCGACCGGGCGCTCAATACGGAATCCGAAAGCCCCTGGCGTGGACGATGGGTTCCACTCGCGAGGTTCACCTACCAGAATATTGAGCTGTGCCTTTCCACGGAGGTTACGGGCGACATGGAAGAGCCCGAGAGGATGGTTGCCTGGGCGAATCCTTTGATCGAGAGTCCAATCCAACACCCGTTGGAGTTGACCGAGGTAGGGCAAATCAGCGAAAGAGAGCGGAGGCTTCGTGAGCAACAGCTCAAGACTCTCGGTTATATCAACTGA
- a CDS encoding aldehyde dehydrogenase family protein — MKMLLAGQWVDREKTIDVRDPFDDSPIDTVPAATEQDVETALAAAEAARGAARAMTTYERSQILLKTAAIVADNLEDFATTIAREGSKTIREARGEARRCVNTLTISGEEAKRLLGETIPFDSFPGGEQRRGHFERVPIGVVVAITPFNDPLNLVAHKLGPAIAGGNSVVLKPATVTPLSALKLTEAFVEAGLPPGVLQCLTGHGAVLGDALVSDPRVRMVSFTGGIEAGERIVAKAGLKKIGMELGSNSPVIVWHDAEIAWAAETCVSGAFWAAGQNCIGVQRIYIHRDVYDAFRDRFIERTKAYQIGNKLDENTDMGPMINEGEAKRVERWVAEAVEKGATILTGGKRNGALMEPTVLENVPANATIHHDEVFGPAVNLYPVTDLDEAVAAANSVDYGLHAAAFSRDVETCHRLIEGLDAGSVLINDSTDYRLDSMPFGGIKKSGLGREGIRFSLAEMTEPKVVCWLFREISGG, encoded by the coding sequence ATGAAGATGCTGCTGGCCGGCCAATGGGTCGATCGCGAGAAGACGATCGATGTCCGCGACCCGTTTGACGACTCCCCGATCGACACAGTTCCCGCAGCTACCGAACAAGACGTTGAAACCGCCCTGGCCGCGGCAGAGGCAGCGCGCGGTGCGGCTCGCGCGATGACCACCTACGAACGGTCACAGATCCTTCTCAAGACGGCGGCGATCGTCGCCGACAACCTAGAGGATTTCGCCACCACAATCGCGCGCGAGGGATCGAAGACCATTCGTGAAGCCCGTGGTGAGGCGAGGCGCTGCGTCAACACCTTGACGATCTCCGGTGAAGAGGCAAAACGTCTGCTCGGCGAGACGATCCCGTTCGACAGCTTCCCCGGGGGCGAACAGCGGCGCGGTCATTTCGAAAGGGTTCCGATCGGCGTGGTGGTGGCAATCACGCCGTTCAACGACCCCCTCAACCTTGTCGCTCACAAGCTGGGACCAGCTATCGCCGGCGGCAACAGCGTGGTGCTCAAACCGGCGACCGTGACTCCCCTCTCGGCGCTGAAATTGACCGAGGCCTTTGTCGAAGCGGGATTGCCCCCAGGCGTCCTGCAGTGCCTCACCGGCCACGGTGCGGTGCTCGGAGACGCACTCGTCTCCGATCCTCGCGTGCGCATGGTGAGTTTCACCGGCGGAATCGAAGCCGGAGAGCGGATCGTCGCCAAGGCCGGTCTCAAGAAAATCGGCATGGAACTGGGCTCCAACTCGCCGGTCATCGTCTGGCATGATGCCGAGATCGCTTGGGCGGCCGAAACATGCGTGTCAGGAGCCTTCTGGGCGGCCGGGCAGAATTGCATCGGAGTTCAGAGGATCTACATCCACCGCGACGTATATGACGCATTCCGCGATCGCTTCATCGAGCGAACCAAGGCCTATCAGATCGGCAACAAGCTCGACGAAAACACCGACATGGGACCAATGATTAACGAGGGCGAGGCGAAACGCGTCGAACGATGGGTCGCCGAGGCAGTCGAAAAGGGCGCCACAATCCTTACCGGCGGCAAGCGGAATGGTGCGCTCATGGAACCGACTGTCCTCGAGAACGTGCCTGCAAACGCCACCATTCACCACGACGAGGTCTTCGGTCCGGCGGTCAACCTCTACCCCGTCACAGACCTCGATGAAGCCGTTGCCGCCGCCAACTCGGTCGACTATGGCCTCCACGCTGCTGCGTTCTCGCGCGACGTCGAGACCTGTCACCGTCTCATCGAAGGCCTCGACGCGGGCAGCGTCCTGATCAACGACTCGACGGACTATCGCCTCGATTCGATGCCTTTCGGCGGCATCAAGAAATCCGGGCTCGGGCGTGAGGGCATTCGATTCTCCCTCGCAGAGATGACCGAGCCCAAGGTGGTGTGCTGGCTATTCCGGGAGATTTCCGGCGGTTGA
- a CDS encoding homoserine dehydrogenase, translating into MRLLFVGFGTVAQGLSELLIEKKEELARQFGLDWKVTGIVDLLKGSAHNPTGLDLDQIMEMAAHGHSISEYPDGGCDWDALKMIEQAEADAMLEVTYTDIKTGQPATDHIRAALDRGMHVTTTNKGPLALFSNELIDLAAKNGVRFLYEGTVMAGTPLLNLIRETLAGSEISEMKGILNGTTNYILTQMEQGMDYATALAQAQELGYAEAVPDADVLGWDALAKVTILANVVFGGSLSPDDSPCTGITEITPDDISAAAGDGKRHKLIGRVWREGDDVRASVAPQLVDLNHPLAGVGGATNAMTITTDTLDDVTIVGPGAGRRETGFSLLNDLIAIAKGH; encoded by the coding sequence ATGCGTTTGCTATTCGTCGGTTTTGGCACAGTTGCCCAGGGGCTTTCCGAGCTCCTGATCGAAAAGAAGGAGGAGCTCGCCCGACAGTTCGGGCTCGACTGGAAGGTCACCGGAATCGTCGATCTGCTGAAGGGCTCGGCCCACAACCCCACCGGGCTCGATCTCGACCAGATCATGGAGATGGCAGCTCACGGCCACTCGATCTCCGAGTACCCGGACGGCGGCTGCGACTGGGACGCCCTGAAGATGATCGAGCAGGCTGAAGCGGATGCGATGCTCGAGGTCACCTACACCGACATCAAGACGGGCCAACCGGCCACCGACCACATCCGAGCCGCCCTGGATCGCGGGATGCACGTCACGACCACCAACAAGGGACCTCTGGCCCTGTTTTCGAACGAGCTGATCGACCTAGCTGCCAAGAACGGCGTGCGATTCCTGTACGAGGGAACCGTAATGGCGGGTACGCCGCTGCTCAACCTGATTCGGGAAACGCTCGCCGGATCGGAGATCTCGGAGATGAAGGGAATCCTCAACGGCACGACGAATTACATCCTGACCCAGATGGAACAAGGGATGGATTACGCGACCGCACTCGCTCAGGCGCAGGAGCTGGGCTATGCGGAAGCTGTGCCCGATGCAGACGTCCTCGGCTGGGACGCCCTGGCCAAGGTAACGATCCTTGCCAACGTGGTCTTTGGCGGCTCCCTTTCTCCGGACGACAGCCCCTGCACCGGAATCACCGAGATCACGCCGGACGACATTTCCGCCGCGGCTGGCGACGGCAAGCGCCACAAGCTCATAGGGCGGGTCTGGCGCGAGGGCGACGACGTCCGCGCTTCAGTAGCACCACAACTGGTCGATCTCAATCATCCGCTGGCCGGAGTCGGCGGTGCGACGAATGCGATGACGATCACCACCGACACTTTGGACGACGTCACGATCGTCGGACCGGGCGCCGGTCGCCGGGAGACGGGTTTCTCCCTGCTCAACGACCTCATCGCGATCGCGAAAGGACACTGA
- a CDS encoding bifunctional sulfate adenylyltransferase/adenylylsulfate kinase, with protein sequence MDHLNTPHGSRLVDLLVDEERAAEIHLASREWRSVDLGPRQLCDLELLINGAFSPLDRYLGSADHQSVCADMRLSDGVLWPIPVTLNITTKLADDLAIGDSLALRDREGVMIAAMRIDECYQRDIDAEVAAVFGTTDRSHDGVAQYLHRTGEWSVAGSLEALQLPVHYDYRELRRRPIAVRRLFSTLGWENVIAYQTHRAIHRAQQAMMVEAAQITDAKILIHAVVGLDQPGDADHYTRIRCYQAAVAKFPKDMVRLNLLPMAIRGGGVREALLHAIVHKNYGCSHLMIDFDSFGTVLETVGEPAYRQEDAIEIVGSHAEDLGIELLPTREMVYLEGRQQFVAVDEVPADDRALHLKASEVKQRLDDGIELPGWYTHEEVSKELQDRHPRRGEQGFTVFLTGLSGSGKSTIANVLRVKLLEIGGRGVSLLDGDLVRANLSSELGFSKEHRDLNIRRIGFVASEITRGGGVAICAPIAPYDVVRREVREMVQSCGGFVLVHVATPLEVCEARDRKGMYAKARAGIIKEFTGISDPYEMPHDADVVIDTSALTPEDATREVLLYLQSEGYINGAQ encoded by the coding sequence TTGGATCATCTCAACACACCGCACGGATCGCGCCTGGTCGATCTTCTGGTCGACGAGGAGCGTGCAGCAGAAATTCACCTAGCCTCACGCGAATGGCGGTCGGTCGACCTCGGACCGCGCCAGCTTTGCGATCTCGAACTTCTGATCAACGGCGCTTTCTCGCCCCTCGACCGCTACCTCGGCTCCGCCGACCATCAATCGGTATGTGCCGACATGCGCCTCAGTGATGGTGTCCTCTGGCCGATTCCGGTGACTCTCAACATCACCACGAAGCTCGCCGACGACCTCGCGATCGGCGACTCTCTCGCCCTTCGAGATCGTGAAGGCGTGATGATCGCCGCGATGCGGATCGACGAGTGTTACCAGCGAGACATCGATGCTGAGGTGGCAGCTGTTTTCGGTACGACAGACCGGTCGCACGACGGTGTTGCACAGTACCTTCACAGGACTGGAGAGTGGTCCGTAGCCGGTAGCCTTGAAGCATTGCAGTTGCCGGTCCACTACGACTATCGCGAGCTTCGGAGGAGGCCGATTGCCGTCCGTCGCCTCTTCTCGACTCTCGGTTGGGAAAATGTGATCGCCTACCAAACCCACCGAGCGATCCACCGCGCACAACAGGCGATGATGGTCGAAGCGGCGCAGATCACAGACGCCAAGATTCTCATCCATGCGGTCGTCGGCCTCGATCAGCCCGGCGACGCCGACCATTACACGCGGATCCGTTGTTATCAGGCTGCCGTGGCCAAATTCCCCAAGGACATGGTGCGCCTCAACTTGTTGCCGATGGCGATACGGGGCGGAGGCGTTCGCGAGGCCCTCCTCCACGCAATCGTCCACAAGAACTACGGGTGCAGCCACCTGATGATTGACTTCGACAGTTTCGGTACGGTCCTCGAGACGGTTGGTGAACCCGCATACCGGCAGGAGGACGCCATCGAGATCGTCGGTAGCCACGCCGAGGATCTCGGTATCGAGCTTCTGCCGACCCGCGAGATGGTCTACCTGGAGGGTCGCCAGCAGTTCGTGGCGGTTGACGAGGTTCCGGCTGACGATCGGGCCTTGCACCTGAAAGCCTCAGAGGTCAAACAACGGCTCGATGACGGTATCGAGCTCCCGGGATGGTACACCCACGAAGAAGTCTCGAAAGAGCTCCAGGACCGCCACCCACGACGAGGTGAGCAGGGCTTCACCGTATTCCTGACCGGACTTTCCGGATCGGGCAAGTCGACGATCGCGAATGTCCTGCGTGTCAAACTTCTGGAGATTGGTGGGCGGGGAGTCTCGCTGCTCGACGGTGATTTGGTTCGCGCCAATCTCTCGTCCGAGCTCGGTTTTTCAAAGGAGCACAGGGACCTCAACATCCGCCGCATCGGCTTTGTCGCCTCCGAAATCACCCGCGGAGGAGGCGTCGCCATCTGCGCGCCGATCGCGCCCTACGATGTCGTGCGCCGAGAGGTGCGGGAAATGGTCCAATCATGCGGCGGTTTCGTGCTGGTTCATGTGGCGACGCCGCTCGAAGTCTGCGAAGCGCGTGACCGAAAGGGAATGTATGCCAAGGCGAGGGCAGGCATCATCAAGGAGTTCACCGGCATCTCCGATCCGTACGAGATGCCGCACGACGCCGACGTGGTGATCGACACCTCGGCATTGACCCCGGAGGATGCGACTCGTGAGGTCCTGCTCTACCTCCAGAGCGAGGGCTATATCAACGGCGCCCAATGA
- a CDS encoding DUF3108 domain-containing protein: protein MTIALIIAVPALVAANILSSSLEESSDDSAKLPEFPTDGPYHYKVEYLGVTCGHMTLESRLEKYQGRPAYHVVMTASNTKFFNKIYRVDGQIDSWVDAETMSTIAYQSDITEKGRRKISRYNVDPRAGVVTAEKNGKAETVPFEGESALDPLAYVFRGRVLAGGPGSSFDLNLLTDKGVVATATRIGVAKEFTTPDGKIGLLRAQPMTADGEMFARKGEFIYWIRPDTTRKLYRLDFKLPFGHLLAKYAGPASGTVDRRTPAEKDDPDRRTAAKPDV from the coding sequence GTGACCATCGCACTGATCATCGCAGTGCCAGCCCTTGTGGCCGCGAATATCCTCTCGAGCTCGCTCGAAGAATCTTCTGACGATTCTGCAAAGCTGCCGGAGTTCCCCACCGATGGCCCATATCATTACAAGGTCGAATACCTCGGCGTCACCTGTGGTCATATGACGCTCGAGAGCCGTCTCGAAAAGTATCAGGGGCGGCCCGCATACCACGTGGTGATGACCGCGTCGAACACGAAGTTCTTCAACAAGATCTACAGGGTGGACGGGCAGATCGACTCGTGGGTCGACGCGGAGACCATGAGCACAATCGCCTACCAGAGCGATATCACTGAAAAGGGTCGGCGCAAGATCAGCCGTTATAACGTCGACCCTCGCGCGGGGGTGGTAACGGCCGAGAAGAACGGTAAGGCCGAGACAGTCCCCTTCGAAGGGGAGAGTGCTCTCGATCCGCTGGCCTATGTCTTTCGTGGCAGGGTTCTGGCCGGCGGCCCGGGCTCATCCTTCGATCTCAACCTGTTGACCGATAAAGGAGTTGTGGCGACAGCGACGAGAATCGGCGTAGCCAAGGAATTTACGACGCCGGATGGAAAGATCGGGTTGCTGCGTGCGCAGCCGATGACTGCTGACGGTGAGATGTTTGCCCGTAAGGGCGAGTTCATCTATTGGATCAGGCCGGATACAACGAGAAAGCTGTATCGCCTCGATTTCAAGCTGCCGTTCGGCCATCTGCTGGCGAAATACGCAGGTCCCGCCAGTGGCACCGTCGATCGGCGGACTCCGGCAGAGAAGGATGATCCGGATCGACGGACTGCGGCCAAGCCGGATGTTTAA
- a CDS encoding Lrp/AsnC family transcriptional regulator, whose translation MTVSDQLDRIDFDIMGVLQKNGRTANNRLAEAVGVAPSTCLERVRRLTRLGVIRGYHADIDPSSVGVGLEAMIAVRLRQHSRDLVHSFRDYVVELPEVRSVFHVTGGDDFLVHVAARDSDHLRDLALDSFTNRPEVDHIQTRLIFECTPTWRLPILV comes from the coding sequence ATGACGGTTTCAGACCAACTCGACCGAATTGACTTCGACATCATGGGCGTCTTGCAGAAGAATGGTCGCACTGCAAATAACCGCCTCGCAGAGGCAGTAGGCGTCGCCCCGTCGACCTGCCTCGAACGGGTGCGGCGCCTCACACGTCTCGGTGTCATTCGTGGGTACCACGCCGACATCGATCCGTCGTCGGTAGGCGTGGGTCTGGAAGCGATGATCGCTGTGCGTCTCCGCCAGCACTCGCGCGATCTGGTCCACTCGTTCCGGGACTACGTGGTCGAGCTTCCAGAAGTGCGAAGCGTCTTTCACGTCACAGGAGGTGATGACTTCCTGGTGCACGTGGCGGCACGTGATTCCGACCATTTGCGCGACCTCGCCCTGGACAGCTTCACCAACCGACCGGAGGTCGATCACATCCAGACGCGCCTCATCTTCGAATGCACCCCGACCTGGCGATTGCCGATACTCGTGTGA